Within the Mustela nigripes isolate SB6536 unplaced genomic scaffold, MUSNIG.SB6536 HiC_scaffold_75, whole genome shotgun sequence genome, the region CAGAAAGGCATTCTAAGTGGGCAGTTGAGCAAGAGGGGAAGGgctgctttctttctcctgtgGGTTCCCAGAGCTGTGTGTCCAGGGACAATCATTCAATCTTCTTGTCGGCAGCTCTCTCTCCCCTGAGAGCTGGGGGCTGCCTGTGGGCCCCTGTGGGGGGATTTTCAGAACTGAAGCCCTGAAATGCAGAGACCGGCTCTTCCCGGAAGCACCATGAAACTTTCTGGGGCTGGGCTGCCATGGAACTGCTAtagggtggggcaggagggggctgtTTCTAAGCCCTGTGGTCTGTGGGAAGCGCTCCATGTACTGAGATTCCAGAAACGGCACCGATAATGTAAGAGGACTGCACCATAGTAACCCCCAAACTGAAAGTTAGAGTTCCCCTCTGAGAATGAAAGTAAGGCAAATGAACATATAAGGAAGGGATTGATCATCTGAAAAGGAAGCCTATCCCCATGATGATCAGTAAATGGCTGGTGGCTACAGAGGTTCCAGCCCATCTCAGATTAGTGACTTACGAGGCTAGAGTGAAAGAGATCGTAACTAAGAACAGAATCCTTGTCCACATATCATACTTCGAGGAAAAAATGTTGGGGCTGGTGGCCATACAGCCCCTCAGAGAGGAGATGAAGGAATCAGGCAGCATATCTACCTCTAGCAGCCCCTGTCCAAAGACTCAAGCCTGGTGAACTTGACATTGACACAGAGCCAATGCCCCTGGCTCTTGGGACCATTCATTGATTGTTTTTGCTCTGGCTCCTCCCAGTGTAATAAAGCAATGCCCGCAGAATTCTgagggaaaataatttccaacCTAAAAACATAGATATGGCCAAATGATTCTCAAGTATGAGagtagaataaagacattttaagcCATGCACGTTCTCAAAAATCTGACCTCACATACACTCTTTTCTAGAAAGTTACTGGAGGATGTGTCTCAGCATAACAAGGCATTAAACTAAGGGGACAATATGGGAGTCAAGAAATGAGGCTAAACACAGGAAAGCAATGATGAAAGAGGCTCAGGGTGTCAGCTGTGCTTCCGAGTGAAGAAAGCAAACAACCCGGGCTGGAATCAAAAGCCAGATGCTCCAAGAGGCATGTCTCCAGGAGAAAATGAGATTATCTCTGGTTTTTAGAGATGTTCAAAATGTTCAGTTCTGTTGGTCGCTTTGGGATTAAATTAGTAATTGATGCctagaaaaccaaacaaatgataaaacaaaGCAATTGCTAACTTCAGAAACACACAAAGTTGGACAATAATATTTACATGGTCATAATATAAGCACTGAATATTGACTCCAGTGACTTAGCTCTTTGGAAGGATGGAAGGAGTTTGTTTGTGCGCTTGGAGATACGTGTTGGGGAGGGTGGTAGGAAAGCAAAATCCATAATTCCATAGCAGGAAACCTAAAGATAACATTTAGacatagaaaaattaagaaatggcaACAGAGGTATAGAGGGTACCAGCATCCCACAGTTCCAAGCCCCTACGGGATTGGCCGGGAGTGGCCATCCTGCCAGTCCCTTGTGGGGGTCAGGTCTCCTAGTTCATTGCCCTGGCATTTCCTCTCCCACAGAAACTCGTGCTGTTGGGGATAGTCAGTCCACCTCATCCCTGCTCAGTTTTCTCTAACCTTGAATATATTACACAGATactctgccccccacccaagGAATGATTGATTTAGCCAGCAgtgcaagtggtggggaggggcagagggaaagaatctcaagcccactgagcacagagcctgactagGGCTGGATCTcgtgacccatgagatcatgacctgagccaaaatcaagagttggatgcttacatgactgagccacccaaatgcccttaTGCAGATCATTTTTGAGCATTGACTAGGGACCAGGTGCTGTTCTATGCCCTGAGCGGTGAACATCTGGGCACAAAAAGCTCTTCTGGGGTGTTGTTTAACCTTGCTGGGAGCAGGGACCCAGACAGTGAACACACAACACATAACAAAACAAGATAATCTCAAACAGTGTTGAAAGCCTTGAAgacaaataagataataaaacagGGTGTGAGGATAGAGTGTGTGTAGAGGATGGGGCTTGCTTTCACCAGAATGGTCAGCGAAGGCTTTTGAAACAGGTGACAATGAAAAGCaatctgtaggggcgcctgggtggctcagtgtgttaagttgctgccttcggctcaggtcatgatctcagggtcctgggattgagtcccacatcgggctctctgctcagcagggagcctgcttcctcctctctctctgcctgcctctctgcctacttgtgatctctctctgtcaaataaataaataaaatcttaaaaaaaaaaaaaaaaactcagaaaagcaATCTGTAGGACCAGGTCGCAAACTTGGCGAACcagtgcaaaagccctgaggctGGATGGGGCTGGTGCATTGGAGGTACTGCTAAGATGCCAGTGCGATGGAGGCATGCAAGCCAGGGGAAGAGCCCAGGGTGCTGAGGTGGGAAAGGTGTGGGTGGGGAAGAACTCTGTCAGGAAGGGCCTCACAGGTGAGCCCCCAGGGACTGAAGTGAGGAAGAACCTGACCTGATTTAGCTGCTGTGGGTGGGAGCCTCAGGAGGCTGAGATGTTCTAGCCGGGTCCCCCCTCTACCCCCTCACACCTGCCTGGCAAACTTGGGTGAGGTTGGGGCCAGAGACAGAGTAGTGGCCAGACTGGGCTTTCGAGGAAGGGGAGCAGCCCTCAGGACCTGCTCAGACTCACTTCTAGCTCTATGGGAGCCTGTCCTGACCTCACACCCCCGGAGGAAACTTCAGTGTACAATATTGTCTTTCTACCCCTGACCCAGCGAACCCAGCGCTTCCTGAACCCTTGGCTTTGGCGCTCCTTTGGTGTCTTTTTCTAATTCCCCCTGGTGCCTGGGACCTAGCTATCCAGGTAGGGCGCTCCAGGGCAGAAGAGGTACCCCATGGGCCCTATCCCGGTTACTCCTTTCGGGGGCTCTCTATCCAGAGTGCGTGGGTTGGGCCAGATACCTCGAGGGGCTCCAGAGCTGGTGTTTGTGAGGTCGCCCCTGGGGACCTAGTTCCAGGGGTTCGGCGTGGGATTTCTTTCGAGAGATCACGTGAGATTAAGCCGTCGGTATGGTGATTTGGGGTGATTCAGATTCTTTACATAGAGAccctacaaataaaataaaataaagtaaaaatcatcGCTCAGGGCGGCACACGCTCCAGAGGCTTCCTGGCCACGTCTGGGCAACGCTTCCTTGGTGGGGATGGCAGTATCTCCCCAGCGGGCTTCTCGCAAGTACAAAGCACCGGCCAGAGGCGCGGAGCGGACCCACTGCCATCCTTCTGGGAGGCGATCTGACGCGGGGGAATTAGAGAGGGCTAGCGAACCGGGATGGGAAAGGCTCTGTGCTCTGGAATCCCCGGATCTGGGGCAGCCCCCGCCCGCAGAGACCCAGGCTGCCGGCCCCCAGAGGAAAATGAGGCGGCGGTAGGGGAGGCGGCGGAGAGGGCGGAACTGGCGAGCATCAGGCCGGGTCCCTCCACCTCAGTCCCCAGCCGTCTGGGACTCCGGCTTCTCTCCTCGAGTTATGTAACCCCGGAACGTGGCAGCCGGCGAgcaaaggaggaggggagggaaggggaaggaggagagaagagaggcgGGGCCGGAGGAGGGGGTTGGCGGTGGGAAGCGCGGTCTCTGGCTGGGCCCCTCGAGTTGTCTTTCAGAAGGATTCCTGGAGGGCGGGCTGGTCCTCCCCTTGATCGCCGCCCCACCccgtgcctcggtttcccctcttctttctgaCCCATCCGCCCTGGGAGGGGGCCTGTAGCTCTGGATGGATTTCCCTCTCGGGTAGAAGTTTCCTCCCCAAAGTTCTCAGCTGTGCTATCTTGGCCAAGTCAGTAGGGCGCTCTGAGACTCAGTTTACCTGTTTGTAAAATGAGGTTTGATTGAGAGGCCATGTGCAAAGCGCCCGGCGTGGTACACGGTGCAAAGTAGGTGCCCACTGTGGGCCGGGCGCCTCACAGGGTTTAGTGAAATCAGGGAGGGGTGCCGAGGGGCTGTGCGAACTGCAGACCGCAGCGCCAGAGTGGGGCGGGTGAGCTCGGGACGCCGGATGGGGCGGGGCTGGACCGGTGGGTGCGGAGACCCGGGGAGGCCGCTCCGGGGGTGCGCCCCGCGCGCTCCGCCTggaccctcccctcctctcatatcccctcccctccagggtcCGAAGCCAGCGAGAGGGCTGTGGGCGGGCGGAGCCGCAGGGGGCGTGTGGCGGCGGCAGGAAGGGGCGGGGGGCTCTAGAGCACCGGGCAGGAAGAGACGAACCCACCGACCAACGCGAGCCCCGCGCGTCCGCACCTTTGGATCCCGCCATGTGGGGTCTCCTGCTCGCCTTGGCCACCTTCGCGCCTGCCGTCGGTCTGGGTCTGCCGACGCCCGGCACCTCCGTGCTGGGACTTGCGCCGCCCGCTACGACCGAGGCCTGGAGCCCGGCTCGTGGCTCGACCCCGGCCCCGCAGAGCAGCCCAGTCCAGCCGCCCCCGGGGAAGGATAACGGTGAGCGCCCCGACCGAGGGCTCCCCCCCCGCTTCTCGGGCTGGCCGGTTAACCTTCTCCCCCGTCCGCTGTGTGCCCACCCTTCCCggacagacacacacgcacacaacgAACTCACACACTCCCCCTGCCTGGAGCTTGTGTGCCGACCCTTCCGGACACTCACACAtccactccttccctccctccctccctccctctctacccctccctgctATGGCTGCTGACTCAGCAACCCTAGTTCGCAGCCAGACCAAGTCAgcagtcttgggatggagccagTAGGATGCTGCCTCTCCAGCCCCAAACCTtttcactgatgaggaaactgagacccagccaggagaaggggagaaagagggacagaCAAAAGCCCTGAGACTAAAATTTAAAACGTGCAGAGCTAGACTTAGGACAGAGCTtgagggctggggctggaaggaaagagggagagcaaggcAGGAGTCCTTTTTGCCAGCTGCCTGGAGGAATGGGACACTAGCAGGGGTCAGGGAGAGACAGGCTGCCTGACTTCCTGACTTCAGCTGCGAGTGCCTGGAAGAGGATGGCAAAAGGATGGCAATCAAggagggcttctcagaggaggcaGGTGGAACTGGGTCCTGAAAGGTGGATCTCTCTGAGTCAGGAAGAGctaaagagaggaggaaaaggaaattgtaTGTGGAAAGGCGTGGGTCACCAGATACAAAAATGTACAGCCCGTTCTGGAAGTACCCATGGAGCTGGGTGTGAGGGGAATTAGAAACATCCAACCTGTTTAAGGCGCTGTACTACGGGGCAAGCAGGACACAGGTCCAGCCATGGAAAGCCCGAGCACTGGGGCAGGCAGTCTGAGGACAGGACATCTCAGGCCAGGGGGCAGATGCAGCGATAGAGGCCAACTTGGGCTTTGGAGCATGAGATTGGGTCTAGGGCTAAGGAAGGCTCCTGGGCTGAAACTCAAAGACTGGGAATTGAGCAATAAGATCAGGGGTGGTGGATGGTATGATGGAGAGGGTCAACCAAGGCCAAACTCAGCTCCTTGGAGCAACCCATCAGTTCCTAGGGGCTGGGTGGAACTCTCCACTGGAGAGGGTTGGAGATGAGGCTGGCCAAACATGCAGTCATGTCAAGGAGAAGGAGCCACGGaagtggtgggagaggcaggtgggggtcaGACTTTAAGTCCACGCTAAGGTCTTTAGATACAGGGGCTGGGGGGTTGCTGCCTGGGGCTTGCTTTCTTGGGCTAGCAGACCACTCCCTTGGCCATTCTGTGCCTCCGTGGTCTCCAGGGACCTCAGAACCACATGTCCGGGTTCGCATTGTCAAGAAGAAGAAGGTCATTATGAAAAAACGAAAGAAACTAATTCGCCCCAGACCCATGGCGACTGCCAGGCCTCCGGTGACCACCACCACTACAGGAGCCCTTGACCTCCCAGAGGAGCAGGACCCAGGTACTGCTGCACCTGCCCAGACTTGCAGCCCCTGGGGTGCATACTCATGTCACTTCTGGCCTCAGAGGCGTAGGCATGCCCCCCAGTGCACTGGCAAGCATGGGCTTGGCTTCCTACCTTCCCTGGATGCTCTCTCTCGTCCCATCTCActgctctgtctctgccccaGGCTGTCCCCCTTTGGGCCTGGAGTCCCTGCGAGTTTCAGACAGCCAGCTCGAGGCGTCCAGTAGCCAGTCCTTCGGTCTTGGACCACACCGGGGACGGCTCAACATTCAGGTCAGCAGCCCTGGTTCTGAGCAGGGCACCTCCTAGAACTTCTTCCCtacccttccctttcccccatcccTGGCCTGCTCTCTCCTGTTCAGCTGGGTCTGATCACCTTGTCCTGTGCACAGTCAGGCCTGGAGGATGGTGACCTCTATGACGGGGCCTGGTGCGCCGAGCAGCAGGACACCAAGCCGTGGTTTCAGGTGGATGCGAGGCACCCCACCCGCTTCTCAGGCATCATCACACAGGGCAGGAACTCCATCTGGAGGTGAGGCAGACTAGCCCAGTCCAGGAAGTCTCAGGCAGACTcaggaggggggggggtgtcctgggGCCACCGATGATCTCTCCCCACGCTTCCTGCCCCAGGTACGACTGGGTCACATCATACAAGGTCCAGTTCAGCAATGACAGTCAGACGTGGTGGGGGAGTAGGAACCGCAGCAGTGGGATGGAGGCGGTGAGTGGCCCTGTGGTGGTTGCCCCCCCCCACCGTGTAGGGTACTGGGTGGGGCTGAGGCTTCTCTGAGGTCAAGGAATGGATGTGCACTTGGCATCCTAGGAGAAAGGGGGTTGTCAGAATGGGTAGCACCCACCAGGCAGCCTTGGGGGCTAAGCTGCTTGGGAACGTGCCCACATCCTCCCCAGGTACTTTCTCCACGGGATGGGCCCCACTTCACGCCACAGCTTCCTGCTGAAACACCCTCTCCGGTGATGGGCCTCCAACCCACTTCTCACCTCCACATGGCTCTGGCTGTCCCAGTTCACAGACCCCTTTTTATACCAGACTATAGTGTGGGGCTGGCTGCTGCTGAGTGATGGGCCCCTATTGGTCTATTTCATAAGCTATGTCCAAGCCAGAAAGCCTGGCTGCCGAGGGCTACCGGTTAGCAGTGACTCTGTATTTGTCCTAGAGTGCCAGTCTCCAGCTGAGCCCACCAGCGTAGGTTTGGTGGTGAGCTTAGAGACCTGAGTTCTTTCTCTGGCCCTGGGCCAGGCTTGCTGGGTTTTGAGCAGTCCCCCCAAAGCAATTGATGTCCCCAGGTATTTCCTGCCAACTCAGACCCAGAGACACCAGTGCTGAACCTCCTGCCCGAGCCCCAGGTGGCCCGCTTCATTCGCCTACTGCCCCAGACCTGGCTTCAGGGAGGCGCGTCATGCCTCCGGGCAGAGATCCTGGCCTGCCCAGTCTCAGGTGGGCAGTCAGACAAGGGCTGGATGACCAGGGTAAAATCTCCAGCGGCGGGGGGAGGGcacttgcgtggctcagttggttaagcgactgcctttggctcaggtcctcatccTGCAGTCCCAGGATCGCTTCCTGcatcggcagggagtctgcttctccctctgacccttccctctctcatgctttctctcattatctccctctctctctctcaaataaataaataaaatcgtaaaaaaaacaaaacaaaaaaaaactccagCACGGATCCTCTTTACCATGAATTCATTCTCCACCAGATCCAAATGACCTATTCCCTAAGGCCCCTGCACTGGGATCCTCTGACCCTTTGGACTTCCGGCATCACAATTACAAGGCCATGAGGAAGGTCAGACATAACCCCTATGAGCCGGGGTAGAGACGAGCGGCGGATCTTAGGTCCCCTTCCCAGGGCTTAACCTGCTAGGACTGTCCTCATGTCCCCACTTCCCCACTGTCTCACCCTTTTCTCCCCTTGACCCCTAAACTCTACCCCCAAGTTCCCCTGGTTATGTTACTTCCCTTCCTTCTGGTCTGCTACTTCTCCTCTCCTATATGTCCCCGTGTGTGAGCCACCACTGGTTTCTGTGAGTCCTTCCCCGGCCACGTGGGATCTGACCCTGGGGTCTGATCTTCACACACCCCACACTGCTCTGCCCTTCCAGCTGATGAAGCAGGTGAACGAGAAATGCCCCAACATCACCCGCGTCTACAGCATCGGGAAGAGCCACCAGGGCCTGAAGCTGTATGTGATGGAGATGTCGGACCAGCCTGGCGAGCACGAGCTGGGTACTGGCGGGTTCTGAGTTGGGAGAGGCAGGCGCAGGGTGGGGTTGTGCGCATGCGCCAGCTCCAAACCCcggcaccccacccccccaccgtgTTCCCAGGAGAGCCCGAGGTGCGTTACGTGGCTGGCATGCATGGCAATGaggcactgggcagggagctgctCCTGCTCCTGATGCAGTTCCTGTGCCACGAGTACCTGCGAGGGGACCCGCGAGTGACCCGGCTGCTCACTGAGACCCGTATTCACCTGCTGCCCTCCATGAATCCTGACGGTTATGAGACTGCCTT harbors:
- the CPXM1 gene encoding probable carboxypeptidase X1, translating into MWGLLLALATFAPAVGLGLPTPGTSVLGLAPPATTEAWSPARGSTPAPQSSPVQPPPGKDNGTSEPHVRVRIVKKKKVIMKKRKKLIRPRPMATARPPVTTTTTGALDLPEEQDPGCPPLGLESLRVSDSQLEASSSQSFGLGPHRGRLNIQSGLEDGDLYDGAWCAEQQDTKPWFQVDARHPTRFSGIITQGRNSIWRYDWVTSYKVQFSNDSQTWWGSRNRSSGMEAVFPANSDPETPVLNLLPEPQVARFIRLLPQTWLQGGASCLRAEILACPVSDPNDLFPKAPALGSSDPLDFRHHNYKAMRKLMKQVNEKCPNITRVYSIGKSHQGLKLYVMEMSDQPGEHELGEPEVRYVAGMHGNEALGRELLLLLMQFLCHEYLRGDPRVTRLLTETRIHLLPSMNPDGYETAFRRGSELVGWAEGRWNQQGIDLNHNFADLNTPLWEAEDDGLVPDTVPNHHLPLPTYYTLPNATVAPETRAVIEWMQRIPFVLSANLHGGELVVSYPFDMTRTPWAARELTPTPDDAVFRWLSTVYAGTNWAMQDPDRRPCHSQDFSSLGNIINGADWHTVPGSMNDFSYLHTNCFEITVELSCDKFPHENELPQEWENNKEALLTYLEQVRMGITGVVRDKDTEQGIADAVIAVEGINHDVTTAWGGDYWRLLTPGDYVVTASAEGYHTATRKCWVPFEEGPVPCNFHLTKTPKQRLRELLAAGAKVPPDLRRRLERLRGQKN